The Meriones unguiculatus strain TT.TT164.6M chromosome 18, Bangor_MerUng_6.1, whole genome shotgun sequence genome segment cttgttttaacATACTTTAAAACTGATTCTTCGAGAAAACGATAATAAAGCTGAGCATGATGGCTCATGCTAGTAATCACATGCACTCAGGTATTAAGCAGGAGTGTCTTGAGTTTGAGGTAAGTCTGGACTGTGTAGAGAGTTTTTCGTCAGTATGGACTACAGtgagacctctttttttttttttaatcaaaaccaaacaacacaacaaaacaaacaacaaaagatgaATATAATCAGAATCCTAAGTAGACAAGTCCAATGTTAGGTGATGGAGttttaaagaaagtaaaaggtGAAATTGGTTAGATATGaaagatattttcaaatatttgaaaggttggcatatgaaatatattttattacttcTTCTTGACTTCACATTGTAAAAGTAGACCTATGATTAGAAGTTAATGAAAACAGACTTTTCATTAGATGGAAATATTTTGTAATACACCTGTCAAAGCATAGGTATTTTAAACCAGGAACTAGTCTGGGCCACATCAAGACCGATCATGGATGACcacctacaaggaattatacagaGGACATTTCTGCTAATgaatgttttcagtttgtttctttcttccatgGACACCTATGCTACAAATTTGAGTCTTCATATGCTCTGGTATTAAGATCTAAACAATCTTCTGGTTGTCCTTGTATACTCTAGAATTTGCTTTCGAGTTCTGGCTTGTTTGTGTTTGCTCAACTTTACACTGGCCCTCTCTTCTTTTCTGCCTGTGTTGTAGACTTCAAGATGCAGCATTAAAGCCTACGAAGTTAAAGATTGCTGAGTGAGCTGCTATGTTAGTGTGAGGTCAGCTTGCCATAACAGCCCCCTCAGTTTTTATTTCCTAGAGGTCGTGTGGCTCTGATGACACCCTGACTGATCAATGAAGTAATTCTGCCTTCttattctcctgttctttcagGAAAATCTGGAGCCAGTAACAACAGAGACCATGGGGAAAGAAAATCATTCAGTGGTGTCTGAGATTGTGCTGTTGGGATTTGGCAGTTCCTTGGAGATAtgccttgtcctcttcctcaTATTCTCTGTGTTCTATTTGGCAGGCATTTTAGGAAATTTCTTAGTTGTTCTCACAGTGATCTCTGACCCCCATTTGCACTCTCCCATGTACTTCCTGCTAGCCAACCTCTCCTTTATTGACATGTGGGTTTCCTCCATTACAGTTCCCAAGATGATTTCTGATCTTTTAAAGGAGAGAAAAGTCATCTCCCTTCAAGGCTGCATTGCTCAGATGTTCTTCATTCATGTTACTGGAGGGACAGAGATGGTGCTGCTCATAGTCATGGCCTATGACCGTTACATCGCTATCTGTAAGCCCCTTCACTACTTGACCATCATGAACCGAAGGACATGCATTTTATTCTTAGTTTTGACCTGGACTATCGGAGTCACACATTCACTGATCCAAATTGTGTTTGTCACAAACCTGCAGTTCTGTGGCCACAGAGAAGTGGACAGCTTTTACTGTGATCTTCCCCGGTTTATTAAGCTTGCCTGCACAGTGACATACAGGCTGGATCTCATGGTCACTGCCAACAGCGGCTTCATCTCTCTAGGAACATTTTTCATCTTGATGATCTCCTATACCTTTATCCTGGTCACTGTTTGGCAGCATTCTCCTGGAGGCTCATTGAAGGCTCTCTCTACATTGTCAGCTCACGTCACAGTGGTAGTA includes the following:
- the LOC110564863 gene encoding olfactory receptor 4F3/4F16/4F29-like is translated as MGKENHSVVSEIVLLGFGSSLEICLVLFLIFSVFYLAGILGNFLVVLTVISDPHLHSPMYFLLANLSFIDMWVSSITVPKMISDLLKERKVISLQGCIAQMFFIHVTGGTEMVLLIVMAYDRYIAICKPLHYLTIMNRRTCILFLVLTWTIGVTHSLIQIVFVTNLQFCGHREVDSFYCDLPRFIKLACTVTYRLDLMVTANSGFISLGTFFILMISYTFILVTVWQHSPGGSLKALSTLSAHVTVVVLFFGPCIFVYSWPFLTVPVDKFLFIFDVIITPFLNPIIYTFRNKEMKVAMKRILSQMLSSQKLF